TGCAACACTCTTAGGGGTTCCAAGGAGAATAATTCCCTGCTCATAGGCAAGAGGACTGGGCGCTGAGAGACGTTCCGGATTGTCATGATTCCCTGCAATGACCAGCACAGGCCTTTTTCCTCCATTGGCGATGCGCTGCATGGCTGAATAAAATAATTTCTCTGCTTTTGCCGGAGGATTCCCTGTATCGTATACATCCCCCGATATAATGACCATATCGACCTGTTTATTATCTATAATTTCAATCAATTCTTCTATAAATTCTGCTTGCTCATCCAATCGGCTATAATTTTCCAAGTTTTTTCCCAAATGCCAGTCGGATGTATGTAAAATTCTCATACTATTGCCCCCTTTCTCTGGTATAGCAGAAGTATATCATATTTTGTCAAAAAGTCGTATTTTTGTATGGCACAATTATTGAATATCTTCAATAAGCTGACTGAGTACTTTTCCGATACTATCATGGATCACATAATCCGCCTGGGTATCATATGGTGTAGAAGATTTATTAATCAGAATCAAATGCTTTCCTTTATAGTAATCTACAAGCCCCGCTGCAGGATATACTACTAAAGAAGTACCGCCTACAATTAAAACTTCTGCATTGGAAATATAATGAATAGATTTATGGAGAATCTGTGAATCCAATGGTTCTTCATATAGCACTACATCCGGCTTAATCATCCCTCCGCATGCTTTACAGTAAGGAATGATTCCCTCGCTGTTTATAACATCTTCTAAAGAATATGCTTTATTACATTTCATACAGTAGTTTCTGTGGACGGAACCATGGAGTTCCAGAACCTTTTTGCTTCCTGCCAGTTGGTGCAATCCATCAATGTTTTGCGTAATAACAGCCTTTAATTTTCCCTTCTCTTCTATCTTTGCCAAAGCCAGATGGGCTTTATTGGGTTTGGCTTCTTTATAAATCATTTTGCTTTTATAAAATGAATAAAATAAATCCGGGTGTTTCATAAAAAAAGAATGGCTCAATATAACTTCCGGGGGATATTTTTCTTTGCTATTGTATAGACCTTCCTCACTTCTAAAATCAGGGATATTGCTTTCTGTAGATACCCCCGCTCCACCTAAAAAGACGATATTGTCACTTTTCTGAATAATGGATTTTAATTCATTGATCATAAAAATACCCTCCCTTTTATTGTACTAATTTTAATATATTCCTTT
The DNA window shown above is from Defluviitalea raffinosedens and carries:
- a CDS encoding NAD-dependent protein deacylase — translated: MINELKSIIQKSDNIVFLGGAGVSTESNIPDFRSEEGLYNSKEKYPPEVILSHSFFMKHPDLFYSFYKSKMIYKEAKPNKAHLALAKIEEKGKLKAVITQNIDGLHQLAGSKKVLELHGSVHRNYCMKCNKAYSLEDVINSEGIIPYCKACGGMIKPDVVLYEEPLDSQILHKSIHYISNAEVLIVGGTSLVVYPAAGLVDYYKGKHLILINKSSTPYDTQADYVIHDSIGKVLSQLIEDIQ